A window of Aerococcus urinae contains these coding sequences:
- a CDS encoding ABC transporter ATP-binding protein translates to MSENVLEVKDLEIGFDTFAGQVQAIRGVSFELKKGETLAIVGESGSGKSVTVRTVMRLLANNAVVNGGEVNFRNENLLEKTDKEMQAIRGEDIAMIFQDPMTSLNPVMRIGDQVAEPIRLHQNASKEEANKRALELLEQVGIPNAKDRMRDYPHQFSGGQRQRIVIAIALACRPEILIADEPTTALDVTIQAQILELMKELQTTSSTSIIFITHDLGVVANVADRVAVMYAGKIVEYGTVDEIFYNPQHPYTWGLITSMPTLDTEGKLLSIPGTPPDLLDPPKGDAFALRSDYAMAIDYEEQPPMFQVSNTHFAATWLLHPDCPAVTVPEEISSRFETYQQLVAEGLVEENGTSTGVLDQAHKQAAQKEVAHD, encoded by the coding sequence ATGAGTGAAAATGTACTAGAAGTAAAAGATCTAGAAATTGGTTTCGATACCTTTGCTGGTCAAGTCCAAGCCATTCGCGGGGTAAGTTTTGAATTGAAAAAAGGCGAAACTCTAGCCATTGTTGGTGAATCGGGCTCAGGAAAATCCGTAACGGTTAGAACAGTGATGCGTCTCTTAGCCAACAATGCCGTGGTTAACGGCGGTGAGGTCAATTTCAGAAATGAAAACTTACTGGAAAAAACTGACAAAGAAATGCAGGCGATTCGTGGAGAAGACATTGCCATGATCTTCCAAGATCCGATGACTTCCCTAAACCCAGTTATGCGGATTGGTGACCAAGTGGCCGAGCCGATCCGCCTCCACCAAAATGCGTCTAAGGAAGAAGCTAACAAGCGGGCCTTGGAACTCTTAGAGCAAGTGGGAATTCCTAATGCCAAGGACCGGATGCGCGATTACCCCCACCAATTCTCTGGCGGACAACGGCAAAGAATTGTTATTGCTATTGCCCTAGCTTGTCGGCCTGAAATTCTGATCGCTGATGAACCAACTACCGCTCTGGATGTGACCATTCAAGCTCAAATCCTAGAATTGATGAAGGAACTCCAAACCACCTCAAGCACATCAATTATCTTCATTACCCACGACTTGGGTGTGGTGGCTAATGTAGCTGACCGGGTAGCGGTGATGTATGCTGGGAAGATTGTGGAATATGGAACGGTTGATGAGATTTTCTATAATCCTCAACATCCTTATACTTGGGGCTTAATTACCTCCATGCCAACCCTAGATACGGAGGGTAAGCTACTTTCTATCCCTGGGACCCCACCGGACTTATTAGATCCACCTAAGGGAGACGCCTTTGCCTTGCGGAGTGACTACGCTATGGCTATCGACTATGAAGAACAACCGCCAATGTTCCAAGTTTCTAATACCCACTTTGCGGCTACTTGGTTACTTCATCCCGATTGCCCAGCAGTGACGGTTCCTGAAGAAATCAGTTCTCGCTTTGAAACCTATCAACAATTAGTGGCAGAGGGACTAGTAGAAGAAAATGGTACCAGCACAGGCGTACTTGACCAAGCCCATAAGCAAGCCGCACAAAAGGAGGTCGCCCATGACTAA
- a CDS encoding ABC transporter ATP-binding protein — translation MTKQEKPLLEVHHLKQYFNVGQKNEVRGVDDISFDIYEGETFGLVGESGSGKTTTGRAIMRLYQPTDGEILFEGKDIAAIKKRQDELAFRKDIQMIFQDPYASLNPRMKVEDIIAEGLEIHKICNSEAEAKERVKQLLEVVGLKPDHASRYPHEFSGGQRQRIGIARALAVNPKMIIADEPISALDVSIQAQVVNLMQRLQKEFNLTYLFIAHDLSMVKYISNRIGVMYRGKLVELADSDELYYHALHPYTKSLLSAVPQPDPIHERNRKRIPYDHADFTGNESMHEIVPGHYVYCSPEEAEQYKANYK, via the coding sequence ATGACTAAGCAAGAAAAACCTCTCTTAGAAGTTCATCACTTAAAACAATATTTTAATGTGGGGCAAAAGAATGAAGTGCGTGGTGTCGATGACATTTCCTTCGACATTTATGAAGGGGAAACATTTGGTCTGGTTGGCGAATCAGGTTCTGGTAAGACCACAACTGGGCGGGCCATCATGCGCCTATATCAGCCAACTGACGGGGAAATTCTCTTTGAAGGCAAGGATATTGCGGCCATTAAGAAGCGCCAAGATGAATTAGCCTTTAGAAAAGACATTCAAATGATCTTCCAAGATCCCTATGCTTCCTTGAATCCGCGGATGAAGGTTGAAGACATCATTGCTGAGGGGTTAGAAATTCACAAGATCTGTAATAGTGAAGCGGAAGCCAAGGAAAGAGTCAAGCAATTACTTGAGGTGGTTGGTTTGAAGCCTGACCATGCTTCTCGTTATCCTCACGAATTTTCTGGGGGGCAACGACAACGGATCGGTATTGCCCGTGCCCTAGCGGTTAACCCTAAAATGATTATTGCTGACGAACCGATTTCAGCCTTGGACGTTTCGATTCAGGCCCAAGTGGTCAACTTGATGCAACGCTTGCAAAAAGAGTTTAACTTGACCTATCTCTTTATTGCCCATGACTTGTCCATGGTGAAATATATCTCTAACCGGATAGGGGTTATGTACCGAGGAAAGTTAGTCGAGTTAGCAGATTCTGATGAACTCTACTACCATGCCCTACACCCTTATACCAAGAGTCTATTATCAGCCGTGCCGCAACCGGATCCTATTCATGAACGTAACCGGAAACGGATCCCATATGACCACGCGGACTTTACCGGCAATGAAAGCATGCATGAAATTGTCCCAGGACACTACGTTTACTGTAGCCCTGAAGAAGCTGAACAATATAAAGCGAATTATAAATAA